GGGTCGCTGACCTGGCTGGCCGGACCTTGGGGGCTGGTCGCGGGGACGGGGGTGGTGCTGTTCGTGACGCTGAGGCGCGAATTCGCCTCGACCTCGCGCCAGGTCATCCTGCGGTCGCTGCCGCCGCCGTCGATCTCTGTTCCTGTCGGACGGCCAGCGCCAGAACGACCGCACCCAGGGCCGTAAGCGCGACGCCCACCAGCCCCGGCGCCCGCCAGCCCCAGCCCGCCGCCAAGGCCAGCCCCGCCAGGAACGGGCCAAGCGCATTGGCCGCGTTGAAGGCCGCGTGGTTCATCGCGGCGGCCATGTTCTGCGCGCGGCCCGCCACATCCATCAGCCGCGTCTGCAGCGGGATGACCAGCCCCGCCCCCGCCGCGATCAGAAAGGATGACAGCACCATCATCGGCCAGTCGCCCACCGCCCAAGCCGCGAAGCCCTGCGTCGCGGCCATCGCGGCCAGGCTGGCAAAGGCCGCGCGATCCACGCCCAGCACCTCGGTCAGGCGGCCCGCCCCCCAGGTGCCCAAGGTGCCGCCGATCCCGAAGACCGCCAGCGTCGCGGGCACGACCCAGCCCGGCGCATCCGTCGTGGCCAGGATCGCCGCCGTCAGGAAGGCATAGACCGCGAACAGCCCGCCGAAGCCGATCGCCCCCACCGCCAGCACCCACAGCACGCGCGGATTGCGCAGCGCGGCCAGCTCGTCCCAAGGCCGCGCATGGGGATTGCCGCCGACCCGCGGCGCCCATCGCAGGATCAGCCAGGCCGAGACCAGCGCGATCACCCCGGGCAGGGCGAAGCCCCACCGCCAGCCGATCGCCTGCCCCATCCAGCCCGCCAGCGGCACGCCGAAGATATTGGCCACCGTCAGCCCCAGCATCACCCGCGCCGCCCCCCGCGCCCGCTGCCCCGCAGGCAGCGCATCCGCCGCATAGAGCATCGCGACCCCCAGAAACCCGCCATGCGGCAGCCCGGCCAGGAACCGCATCCCCGTCAGCGAGGCCAGCCCCGGCATCGCCGCCGCCGCCAGGTTCACGATGCCGTAGAACGCCATCAGCGCCGCCAGGAACCGCCTGCGCGGCAGCCTCGCGCCCATGATCGTGGTCAGCGGCGCGCCGACCACGACGCCCAAGGCATAGGCGCTGATGACATGGCCCGCCTGCGGCTCGGTCAGGCCCAGATCGGCGGCAAAGAAGGGCAGCAGCCCCATCGCCGCGAATTCCGACGTGCCGATCGCAAAGGCCCCCAAGGCCAAGGCCAGGATGGCGGTGCGGTGATCGGCGGCTCGGGTCATCGGATCGGTCCTTGCGGAAGGGGCATGTTAGCCCTCACATCAGCTTGACCGCGGCTTGGCAAGGCCTGGGCGGGCAAGCCTGCCTTGCATCATCTGCAAGGCGTTACAGCCAGCCCCGCTGCAGCGCGATCCAGACCGCGCCCGCCCCCAGCAGCAGCATCGCCAGCATCAGCCGCGCCGCCAGCCCGGTCGCGCGGCCCTGCCAGCGGGTCAGCGCCCCCATCGGCCGCAGATGCGCGACCAGCGCGGCGTGATCGCGCGCCAAGGCCGCCGCGGGCAGCTGGCGCGCGATGCGGGGCTGATGCGCCCATTGCTGGGCCCGGGCCAGCCGCGCGGCGCGGCGGCGCAGCCGGGCGGGCAGCGCCGCGCCCCGTCGTTGCAGCATCACCGACAGGTCCGGCGATTCGCCCCGCGCGACGCCGCCCATGCGCGATGCGATCAGCTCCGCGACCTCCTGGGCCATGGCGGGAATGTCGGAAAAGCAGGGCTTTCGGCGCGTCATCGGGGCAGGATAGTCGGGATGGAACCGCCGCGCCAGACGCCGTAAGCTGGCCGCCATGAAGCTGCATCACATCCAGACCGGGCCGCAGGACGGCCTGCCGATCCTGCTGGTCCACGGCCTCTATGGCCAAGGCCGCAACCTGGGCGCCCAGGCCCGCCGCCTGTCGCAGACGCGCCGCGTCGTGACGGTGGACCTGCGCAATCACGGCGACAGCCCGCATGACGACCGCGCCGACTATCGGGCGCTGGCCGATGACCTGGGCGGGCTGATCGACGATCTGGGCGGGCGGGTGGACCTGGTCGGCCATTCCATGGGCGGCAAGGCCGCGATGGCCCTGGCCCTGACGCGCCCGCAGGCGGTGCGGCGGCTGGTCGTCATGGATATCGCGCCCATCGCCTATGCCCATGACCAGACCCGCTATATCGACGCGATGGAGGCGCTGGACACGACCGCCATCACCCGCCGCAGCCAGGCCGATGCCGCGCTGGCCGATGCGGTGCCCGATGCGGGGACGCGCGCCTTCCTGCTGCAGAACCTGGACCTGAAGGCCGATCCGCCGGTCTGGCGGCTGAACCTGGGGGCCCTGCGCGCGGCCATGCCCGCAATCGTGGGCTGGCCCGACGACCTGCCGCAGGGGACCTTCGACGGCCCGGTCATGGCGCTGCGCGGCGCGCGGTCCGATTATGTCGGCCCGGATGGCGAGGCCGCGCTGCGCGCCGTCTTTCCCCAAGCGCGCATCGTCACGCTGAAAGATGCGGGGCATTGGCTGCATGCCGACGCCCCCGAGGCCGTGGCCGAGACCTTGGCCGCCTTTCTGGGCGAGGCCTAGGCGCCGCGCTGCTCCTCCAGCCGGTCGGCCAGCGATTCGGCGCGGGCGGCCAGCTCGGCCATCGCCTCGCGCAGGTCCGGCGGGATCACCGGCACCTCGACCCGGGGCGGGTTCTGCTGCAGGCGCGTGACCTGGCGTTCGGCCCGGTCGGCGCGTTCCTCCAGCGTGGCGAAGCGGTCGGCCAGCATCAGCCCCGCCAGCAGCAGCAGGCGCGGCTCGGGGACACGGCCCGCCTGTTCCAGGATCTGGCGCGCCTCGGCATCCAGGATCTGGGCGGCCCGTTCCAGCAGGCGTTCCTCGCCATCGGCAGCGCCGACGCGGTATTCCTTGTGTCCGATGGTGAACTCGACTTCGGCCATGTCAGCGTTCCTCGGTCCGGGGGGTGTCGCCGTCATCGGGCAGACCGCCCGCATCGCCCTGCAATTCCTGCGCCATCGCGGCATCGGGTTCGGCATCGATGGCGGGGGGATCCTCGGCCAGCAGACGCTCCAGCTCGGCCATGATCTCGCTCATCTGGGTCATCTCGGCGGCGCGGGCGGCGCGCAGGGCCGACAGTTCAGCCTCCAGCGCGGCGCGGGCCTCGTCGGGGCCGATGCCGCCGGTCTGCTGGGCCTCCAGCAGGTCGCGATTGGCGGCGATCAGATCCTCGTTCGCGGCGGACAGGCGGGCGGCCTGTTCGGTCGCGGCGTCCAGCCGCGCCTGCAGGTTGTCCAGGCCGGGGGCATGGTCCGGTTGCGGCGCGGGCCGGTCCAGCAGCTGGTCCAGACGGTCCAGAGCGGCGCTGAGCCGGCGTTCGCTGGCGGTGATGTCGCTCATCTGCGGGGTCCTTCGGTGGCGGTTTTGACGGTTTTCGCACCCGTGGGCCCCCATGACAAGCGCAGGGACGGGCGCGGGCGGCGAAACCGCCCGCACCCAAGGGCCGGTCAGGCCAGTTCGCGCCGTTCCGCGATCAGGCCCTTGACCAGCGCATAGCAGGCCCCCAGCAGCACCACGGTGAAGGGCAGCCCGGTCGAGACCGCCATCGCCTGCAGCGCGATCAGCCCGCCGCCCAGCAGCAGGGCGATGGCCACGGCGCCCTCGATCCCCACCCAGAAGATGCGCTGCGGCACGGGCGCGTTGATCTTGCCGCCCGCCGCGATCGTGTCGATCACCAGCGATCCGCTGTCCGAGGAGGTGATGAAGAACACCACCACCAGCACGATCCCCACAAAGCTGGTGATCGCGGCCAAGGGCAGCTGGTTCAGCATCTGGAACAGCTCCAGCTCCAGCGGGGCGTCCAGGATGCCGGTATAGCCGCCCAGGGTGATGTCGATGGCCGTGCCGCCAAGCGCCGTCATCCACAGGACCGAGATCAGCGAGGGCACGATCAGCACCGCCGTCAGGAACTGGCGCACGGTGCGGCCGCGCGACACGCGGGCGATGAACATGCCCACGAAGGGCGACCAGCTGATCCACCATGCCCAATAGAACGCCGTCCAGCCTTGGCGGAAATTGTCGTCATCGCGCCCGAAGGGGTTGGACAGCGGCAGCAGCTCGGTCGCATAGGCGCCCAGATTGGCAAAGAAGCCGGTCAGGATTGCCATGGTCGGCCCCACCACGATCACGAAGATCAGCAGCAGGACGGCCAGCCCCATGTTCAGCTCGGACAGGCGCTTGACGCCCTTTTCCACGCCGACGACGACCGACACGGCCGCGACCAGCGTGATCGCCACGATCAGCACGACCTTTGTGACATTGCCGTCGCCCAGCCCGAACAGGAAGGCCAGCCCGGCCGTCGCCTGTTCCGCCCCCAGCCCCAGCGAGGTCGCGAGGCCAAAGGTCGTGGCCAGCACCGCCAGGATGTCGATGACATGGCCCGGCCAGCCCCAGATCCGTTCCCCGAAGATCGGATAGAAGACGCTGCGCAGGGTCAGCGGCAGCCCCTTGTTATAGGCGAACAGCGCCAGCGCCAGCGCGACCACCGCATAGATCGCCCAAGGGTGCAGGCCCCAGTGAAAGATCGTGGCGGCCATGCCCAGGCGGCGGGCCTCCTCGGCATTGCCCTCGGCGCCGCCCAGGGGGGCCCAGTCGGTGCGCAGCCCGCCTTCGGTGACGGTGCCGCCCATCGCGGCCTCGAAATGGCCCAGCGGCTCGCTGACGCCATAGAACATCAGCCCGATCCCCATGCCCGCGGCAAAAAGCATCGCGAACCAGCCCGTCAGGTTGAAGTCCGGCGTGGCATCCGGCCCGCCCAGGCGCACCGAGCCCAGGGGCGAGACGATCAGCCCCAGGCAGAGCAGCACGAAGACGTTGCCCGCCAGCATGAAGAACCAGTCCAGGTTCCCCGTCAGCGCGTCGCGCAGCCCGGAGAAGGCGGGCTCCAGCTGGCCCGGGAACATCAGCGTGACGATGGTGAAGATCACCACCGCAGCGGCCGATATCCCGAAGACCGGGTTGTGGATGTCATAGGGCACGCGTCCGGTGCCCTCGATATTGTCCTGACCGATGGTGTATTCGGTGTCGATGATCTCGGTCGGGCCCTCCGGCTCCGGCAGCGGCTCGACCCCCTCCTCCTCGACGGGCAGCGGCGGGGGTGGAGGCGGCGCCTTCGCGGCCTTTCCGGGCGGAATGCGTCCACGCAGCGCGTCTTCCTCGCGCGCGCGGTCGCGGGCGGGATCGCGGGCGGGATCGCGGGCGGGTCGGTCCTTGGGTGGCTGTGACATCTGTCCCTTTCAGATTATGTCCGGTTCGGGGTGCAGTCCCGGCCATCCTGCGGCCGGGTTGACTGTTCTCTCACGAATTCGTCAGAAAGGCCACCGGGGCGCCGAAAGTTCCCTGCCCCGCCCGCGCCGCATCCGCTTGGCTGCGCGGTCGGGCGGCCCTATAAGGCGGCCCTGTGAGGCGGCCCCAATAAGGCAGCCCGACGGAAAGGACATCCCATGCGCAAGGCCACGATCACCCGCAAGACCGCCGAGACCGCGATCGAGGTCACGCTGAACCTCGACGGCACGGGGGTCTATGACAACCGCACGGGGGTCGGGTTCTTCGATCACATGCTGGACCAGCTGTCGCGCCATTCTCTGATCGACATGACCATCCGGGCAACGGGCGATCTGCATATCGACGATCACCACACGGTCGAGGATACGGGCATCGCCATCGGCCAGGCCCTGGTCGCGGCACTGGGCGACAAGACCGGCATCCGTCGTTATGGCAGCTTCCTTCTGGCGATGGACGATTCGCTGATCCGCTGCGCGCTGGATCTGTCGGCACGGCCCTTCCTGGTCTGGAACGTCGATTTCCCGTCCGAAAAGATCGGCAGCTTCGACACCGAACTGGTGCGCGAATTCTTCCAAGCCCTGTCCACCCATGGCGGCATCACGCTGCATGTCGACCGCATCCACGGGCTGAACAGCCACCACATCGCCGAGGCCGCCTTCAAATCCGTCGCCCGCGCCCTGCGCGAGGCGGTCGAGCCCGACCCCCGCATGGCGGGCGTCCTGCCCTCGACCAAGGGGGCGCTGTGATGCGCGTCGCCCTGATCGACTATGACAGCGGCAACCTCCATTCCGCCGAAAAGGCCTTCCAGCTGATGGGCCGCGACGCGGATGCCCAGGTGGTGGTCACCTCGGACCCCGATGTGGCGGCACGCGCCGACCGCATCGTGCTGCCCGGCGACGGGGCCTTTCCGGCCTGCCGCACGGCCCTGGGCCAGGTCGACGGCATGGCCGAGGCCCTGCGCGAGGCCGTGCTGACCCGCGGCGTCCCCTTCCTGGGGATCTGCGTCGGCATGCAGATGCTGGCCACCACAGGCCATGAATACCGCGAGACCCCCGGCCTCGACTGGATCGGCGGCCAGATCCAGGCCATCGCGGCGCCTGGCCTCAAGGTCCCGCATATGGGCTGGAACGACTTGGTGATCGACCGGCCGCACCCGGTCCTCGACGGCATCGCGACCGGCGATCACGCCTATTTCGTCCACAGCTGGCAATTCCAGGTCGATGATCCCGCGCATCTTCTAGCCCATGTCGACTATGGTGGCCCGGTCACCGCCGTGGTCGGGCGCGACAACATCCTGGGCACCCAGTTCCACCCGGAGAAATCCCAGGCCGTCGGCCTGCGCCTGATCTCGAACTTCCTGCGCTGGACCCCCTAGCGGCCTCTCCGTTGCGCAAATACCCTCGGGGGTGAATGGGCCACCGGCCCAGAGGGGGCGGAAGCCCCCTTCCCCACCCATCCGCCGGAGGCACCCATGGACGACCTCGAACGCCGCATCGCCACCGCCCGCGGCGACGCACCCGCAGACATCGTCCTGCGCGGCGGCCAGATCTTCGACCTGATCACCGGCACGATGATCACGGGCGACGTCGCCATCTGCGGCGACCGCATCGCGGGCATCGGCAGCCATGACGGTGCGCGCATCATCGACGTGACCGGCCTGACCCTGGTCCCCGGTTTCATCGACACGCATCTGCATGTCGAAAGCAGCCTCGTCACCCCGCATGAATTCGACCGCTGCGTGACGCCCCGCGGCATCACCACCGCCATCTGCGACCCGCACGAGATCGCGAACGTCATCGGCCTCGATGGCATCCGCTGGTTCCAGCAGGCCTCGGAGCATCTGCTGATGGACCTGCGCGTCCAGCTCTCCTCCTGCGTCCCCTCCACCGACATGGAGACCTCGGGCGCCCGGATCGAGGCCCAGGACCTGGCCCAGGTGATGAACCACCCCTCGGCCATCGGCCTGGCCGAGTTCATGAACTATCCCGCCGTGATCCACCGCGACCCCGTCGCCATGGCCAAGCTGCGCCTCTTCGCCGGCGGCCATGTCGACGGCCACTGCCCGCAACTGACCGGCGCCGATCTCGACGCCTATATCGCCGCCGGCATCCGCACCGAACACGAGGCCACCACCGCAGCCGAGGCGCTGGAAAAGCTGCGCAAGGGGATGCGCGTGCTGATCCGCGAAGGCTCGGTCAGCAAGGACCTGGACGCGCTGGCGCCCATCCTGACCGACGTGACCAGCCCCTATCTCTGCCTCTGCACCGATGACCGCAACCCGCTGGACATCGCCGAACACGGGCACCTCGACTATATGATTCGCCGCCTGATCGCGCTCGGCACATCACCGCTGGCGGCCTATCGCGCGGCATCCCTCTCCGCGGCCGAGGCCTTCGGCCTCAAGGATCGCGGGCTGATCGCCCCCGGCCTGCGCGCCGACATCGTGGCCATCGACAGCCTGCAGGGGTGCCACGCGAAACTGGTCCTGGCCGGCGGGCGCGTGGTCGATGACGCAGCCTTCGCGGCACGCCCCCCCCTTGCCCCGGTTGGCCGCGCCTCGGTCCGCGCCCCCCAGGTCACCGCGCAGGACTTCCGCAGCCCCGGCAACCGCACCGAGACACCGGTCATCGGCATCCTCGACGGCAAGATCATCACCGAACACCTCACGGTCGAGATCGCCCCCCAAGACGGCGACAAGCGCCCCGAACCGACCCGCGACCTGGGCCGCATCGCGGTGATCGAACGCCACGGCAAGAACGGCAACATCGCCACGGGCTTCGTGCGCGGCTTCGGGCTTTCGCGCGGGGCGATCGCCTCGACCTTCTGCCATGACCATCACAACATCGCGGTCGTGGGCGTGGATTACGACGACATGGCCTTGGCCGCGAACCGCCTCACTGCGCTCGAGGGCGGCTTCGTCGTCGCCTGCGAGGGCCGCATCCTGGCCGAACTGCCCCTTCCCGTCGCGGGCCTCATGAGCCTCGCGCCCTTCGAACAGGTCCGCGACGACCTGATCCGCCTGCGCCAGGCCGCAGCCAGCCTCGACACCCCGCTGGAGGAGCCGTTCCTGCAACTGGCCTTCCTGGCCCTCCCCGTGATCCCCGCGCTGAAGATCACCGATCGCGGCATGGTCGACGTGACCCGGTTCGAGATCATCGCCCCCTGAGCCCTTCTCCGTTGCCCAAATACCCGCGGGGGTGACGGGCCGGCACGGCCCGGAGGGGGCGGCAGCCCCCTTACCGCGCCCGCTCGACCAGCGCGATGGCCCGGGCCACGGCATCCTCGATGCTCAGCGCGCTGGTATCCAGAACCACCGCATCATCCGCCGGACGCAGCGGCGCCGCGGCGCGCTGGCTGTCGCGCAGGTCGCGCTCGCGCAGCTGGGCCAGCATCTCGTCCGGATCGGCGCCCAGCTCGGCCGCGCGCCGCGCCGCCCGTACTTCGTCGGATGCCACGACATAGAGCTTCACCGCAGCCCCCGGGCAAATGACCGTGCCGATGTCGCGCCCGTCCAGGACCGCGCCCGGCGCCTGCTCCGCAAAGCGGCGCTGAAAATCGACCAAGGCCGCGCGCACCTCGGGGATCGCGGCGATGCGGCTGGCGGCCTGGCCCGCCTCGGCGCTGCGCAAGTCGTCGCGCGCCAGATCGGCCGGGGTCAGGCCGCGCGCCGCCGCGACCGGGTCGCCCCCCTTGGCCCCCGTCGCACGATAGAGCATCCCGGTATCCAGATGATGAAACCCGAAATGTCCGGCCAAGGCGCGGGCGATGGTGCCCTTGCCCGATGCGGCCGGTCCGTCGATGGCGATGATGAAGGCCATGGCACCCCTGCTTTCCGGTGAATCCGACGCCCCGTCCTTGGCATGACCGGGCAGCCCAGGTCCAGATGCCCGCCCCCATTCCACAGCAGTTTCGGCACTTTCCCCCTTGGCAAATCCCGCGGGCCGTCATCCTATACATCTTTATGACGTGTATTTGAGCGCTTACTTCTATGTTGTCAGGTTTCATCGAACGCCTTCTGGATGCCGCGACCGTCCCCGAAATCCGCCAGATCTATCTGGATGCCGTCGCCGCGATGGGCTTCGACCATGCCCTTTACGCGGCGCGCTTCATGCTCAGCGTGCCGCGGGGGCTGCTGCGCGACAATCCCGTCGTCTTCACCACCCTGTCGGACGACCTGATCGCGCGTGCCCAGCAACTGGATGATCTGGACAACGACCCCTGGGTCACGTGGGTGCTGCAGAATGACGGCGACATCAGCGCGCGCGACCTGCAGGCGCGGATGGGCCAGGCCTCGCCCTCGCTGGCGCTGGCCACGCAGGCGGGGCTGGGCCAGGCCCAGATCATCAGCCTGCGCGACAAGGTGCTGCACAGCGTGGGCGCGGTGATCCTGTTTCCCGGCCGCGGCACCGGGCCCTGCGCCCATGACCGGCTCTGGGCCACCAAGGGGCGCGAGGCGCGGGTCCTGTCCTGGGTGATGCACATGCGCATCGCCACGATGCAGCGCACCCCGCCCCCCGCCACCCTGACCCCCCGCCAGCGCGAGGTCCTGGGCTGGCGCTCCGCCGGCAAGACCGTGGGCGAGATCGCGATGATCCTGGGCATCACCCCCGCCACGGTCGAAAAGCACATGCGCCTGGCGCGCGAGGCCTTGGGGGTCGAGACCACGTCCCAGGCCGTGCTGAAGGCGCATGTGACCGATCAACTCTTTGCGTCGCGCATGCCCAGCATGCCCTTCAAGCTGCAAGGGTAGGGTTTTCCTCCGTTTCGCTCGGACCCCAACCTGCGTCACATCACCCCGTTCCGTGAGTGGTGACACGCAAGTGTCAGGAACAGGCGGTGCCTGCCTTGTTGCCTTGGCAGGTACCGCCCCCAAAGGGTCCCGCCACGAAAAATGCCGGCCCTTTCGGACCGGCATTCGTCTTTGGCAGAGGCTGGGATCAGGCGCCGGACAGGGTCTTGGCGACCTCGGCTGCGAAATCCTCTTCCTTCTTCTCGATGCCTTCGCCGACGGCGACGCGGGCAAAGCCTTTGATCGTCGCGCCCTGCTCCTTGGCGGCCTCGGCCACGGTCAGGTCGGGGTTGATGACGAACTTCTGGCCGGTCAGCGTGACCTCCTCGAAGAACTTCTTCATCCGGCCCTCGATCATCTTCTCGATGACGGCCTCGGGCTTGCCCGATTCGCGGGCCTGCTCGGTCAGGACCTGCTTCTCGCGCTCGACCAGGGCCTGGTCCAGGTCGTTCTCGTCCAGCGAGGCGGGCGAGGTCGCGGCGACATGCATCGCGATCTGGCGGCCGATTTCCTCGTTGCCGCCGTCCAGGCCGACCAGCACGCCGATCTTGCCCATGCCGTCGGCGGCCGCGTTGTGGACGTAATGCACCACGGTCGGCGCGGTCACGACGACCATGCGGCGCAGCGACATGTTCTCGCCGATCTTGGCGATGGCGTCGGTCAGGATCTCCGAGACCGGCTTGCCGTCGATCTGTTCGTTCTTCAGCGCCTCGACATCGTCCACGTTCAGCGCGGCCTGCGCGATCTTGCGGACCATGGCCTGGAATTCCTCGTTCTTGCCGACGAAGTCGGTTTCCGAGTTCACCTCGACCGCGACGCCCTTGCCGGGCTTGACGGCGACGGCCACCAGGCCTTCGGCGGCCACGCGGCCGGATTTCTTGGCGGCCTTGGCCAGACCCTTGGTGCGCAGCCAGTCGATGGCCGCTTCCATGTCGCCGTCGGTTTCGGTCAGGGCCTTCTTGGCGTCCATCATGCCTGCGCCGGTGGTCTCGCGCAGTTCCTTCACCATCGCTGCGGTGATTGCCATATCCGTCTCCTCTGATGTCAACGCGTCAGGCGGGGCTTATCCCCGCCTGACGACAATTCCGTGAAAGCCTTGGGCGGCGGGGATCAGGCCTCGGCCTTTTCCTCGGTCGCGGGCTCGTCCAGCAGCTCTTCGGGGGCATCCGACAGCGAGCCCAAGTCGACGCCGGCGGCGCCCATCTGCGCGGACATGCCGTCCAGCGCGGCACGGCTGGCCAGGTCGCAATAGAGCGCGATGGCGCGCGCCGCGTCATCGTTGCCCGGGATGATGTAGTCCACGCCATCGGGCGAGCAGTTGGTGTCGACCACGGCCACGACCGGGATGCCCAGCTTCTTGGCTTCCAGGATGGCCAGGTCTTCCTTGTTCACGTCGATGACGAACAGCAGGTCGGGAAGGCCGCCCATGTCGCGGATGCCGCCCAGCGAGGCCTGCAGTTTGGTCTGCTCGCGCTCCAGCTGCAGACGCTCCTTCTTGGTCAGGCCTTCGGCGCCGCCGGCCATGGTCTCGTCGATCGCCTTCAGGCGGTTGATCGACTGGCTGACGGTCTTCCAGTTGGTCAGCGTGCCGCCCAGCCAACGGTGGTTCATGTAGAACTGCGCGGATTTCTCGGCGGCCTCGGCCACGGCCTTCTGGGCCTGGCGCTTGGTGCCGACGAACAGCACGCGGCCGCCCTTGGCGACGGTGTCGCGGATGACGGTCAGCGCCTGGTCCAGCATCGGCACGGTCTGGGTCAGGTCCAGGATGTGGATGCCGTTGCGGTCGCCATAGATGAACTCGCCCATGCGGGGGTTCCAGCGCTGCGTCTGGTGGCCATAGTGAACGCCAGCTTCCAAGAGCTGACGCAGCGAGAATTCGGGAAGCGCCATAACGTGTTCCTTTCCGGTTTGCGCCTTGGCAGGGGATCTCAGGGCGGATGCCCCAACCGGTGGACCTTTTGCGGATGTCTCCCGCAAGGGCCCGCCCCTGCCTGTGAAGTCCGTGCGCCATAGCGCCAGTTTCCGCCGCGCGCAAGGGGAAAGGCCGCGACACGGGGCGGGATAGCGATAACATCAGCCCTGCCGGGGGTTTGGTTGGGCTTGCATCGCGCGGGGCTTTGCGGTCAGGTCGGGGGTGAAATCCCCTGCCCGAAGGTGTGCCATGACCCCCGCTGCCCAGTCCCAGAAGACCAAAGCCCTG
Above is a genomic segment from Paracoccus aestuarii containing:
- the rpsB gene encoding 30S ribosomal protein S2, which produces MALPEFSLRQLLEAGVHYGHQTQRWNPRMGEFIYGDRNGIHILDLTQTVPMLDQALTVIRDTVAKGGRVLFVGTKRQAQKAVAEAAEKSAQFYMNHRWLGGTLTNWKTVSQSINRLKAIDETMAGGAEGLTKKERLQLEREQTKLQASLGGIRDMGGLPDLLFVIDVNKEDLAILEAKKLGIPVVAVVDTNCSPDGVDYIIPGNDDAARAIALYCDLASRAALDGMSAQMGAAGVDLGSLSDAPEELLDEPATEEKAEA